A region of Cucumis melo cultivar AY chromosome 2, USDA_Cmelo_AY_1.0, whole genome shotgun sequence DNA encodes the following proteins:
- the LOC103492061 gene encoding E3 ubiquitin-protein ligase PUB24-like — translation MEEVAVPPYFICPISLQIMKDPVTATTGITYDRESIENWFLTSKDAIFCPLTKQSLTKASDLTPNHTLRRLIKSWMVENASPGGGDDEFLTPSPLLDKTRLRKLLREVAVASDERLRIDAVKKLHALAIESDTASRGRMEEVGVAKGMVLFVIRRFREGRVGGLEEALKILSLLSHYSISEIRFLEFFESLTWVLGLEMENHTIIKSYAIEVLKKATDVAPSTILTQINLEFFKNITNLFREKISNSSLKTTLTMLINICPWGRNRVKLVEVGAVFDLIELELEKPEKNITELIFNLLAHLCSTADGRAELISHAGGIAVVSKRILRVSIATTDRAIQILSLISKHSARKDVLLEMLRVGAVSKLCMIMQSNCEGFLKEKAREILRMHSNVWSNSPCIGVYVMTRDPR, via the coding sequence atGGAAGAAGTTGCTGTTCCTCCATATTTTATTTGCCCAATTTCGTTACAAATCATGAAAGATCCAGTTACAGCCACCACTGGAATTACTTATGATCGTGAAAGTATTGAGAATTGGTTTTTGACCTCTAAAGATGCAATCTTTTGCCCTCTCACCAAGCAATCTTTGACCAAAGCTTCCGACTTGACACCAAACCACACGCTTCGTCGTCTCATTAAGTCTTGGATGGTTGAGAATGCTTCCCCCGGTGGTGGAGATGATGAATTTCTAACTCCTAGCCCACTTTTAGACAAGACCCGTCTTCGAAAGCTCTTGCGGGAGGTTGCTGTCGCTTCCGATGAGCGCCTTCGCATTGACGCCGTGAAGAAGCTTCATGCTTTGGCTATTGAAAGTGACACGGCAAGTCGAGGCCGTATGGAGGAAGTCGGCGTGGCGAAGGGGATGGTCTTGTTTGTTATAAGACGTTTTAGGGAAGGGAGAGTTGGTGGACTTGAGGAAGCTTTGAAGATTCTTAGTCTACTTTCACATTATTCAATTTCTGAAATTAGGTTTCTTGAGTTTTTTGAATCATTGACTTGGGTTTTGGGTTTGGAGATGGAAAATCACACAATAATCAAAAGCTACGCCATTGAAGTGTTGAAGAAAGCAACCGATGTGGCTCCCTCCACCATTCTCACCCAAATAAACCTTGAGTTCTTCAAAAACATCACAAATCTCTTCAGAGAAAAGATCTCAAATTCATCTCTCAAAACAACACTCACAATGCTAATAAACATATGCCCCTGGGGACGAAACCGAGTCAAGCTTGTTGAAGTCGGGGCAGTTTTTGACCTCATCGAACTCGAGCTCGAGAAGCCAGAGAAGAACATAACTGAGCTCATTTTCAACCTCTTGGCCCACCTATGCTCCACGGCAGATGGGAGAGCAGAGCTCATCAGCCATGCGGGGGGCATCGCGGTGGTTTCCAAGAGAATACTTAGAGTTTCGATTGCAACAACCGATCGAGCTATTCAAATTCTATCGTTGATATCGAAACACTCCGCTAGGAAGGATGTTCTTTTGGAGATGTTGAGGGTTGGGGCAGTGTCAAAGCTTTGCATGATAATGCAATCTAATTGCGAGGGATTCTTGAAGGAGAAAGCTAGAGAGATTTTGAGAATGCATTCGAATGTGTGGAGTAATTCTCCATGTATTGGGGTTTATGTGATGACTAGAGACCCTAGATAG